The nucleotide sequence tttttgttttttaattttcgaTAAACATGAATACCCTATTGTTATCTTTACTcgtttttcaaaatattgcggcatattttgataatgtTAAAAATGCCGGCATCATAGAAAGCAATGGAGGTACTGAAAATTCACAtgcgtatatatatgtgtgttaGTATGGTTGTATACACTTTTGCACATATCTatgttgtatatatatacatgcgTAGATGTGAAATTTTCATCAACGTAGACTTGTTTTCCAAGTTAATGAAATGCAATGTGTTCTTTTTTCTATGAAAAGAGATATTGTATTTACCATACTACTATAATATTTAGAAAATCCTTtcgatttatttatttttcattcatacaatttataatttatgttttttttttaggaaACACTAACTATACCAATGAAAACATCATTAGCAGCATTAACACAAATaggtatttttttgaaaaaaatctaatttaaaaattgtggTTCTTATTTGTTAAATTTATACACATCATTTATCtacttattaaataaataataaaacaatgaattaataaatacataaaaaattatactttaaaatttaaataattttacagATTAAGCAGACAGTTAAATGACGATGtagaaattaataaatataatttgattacagataaatattattatgattcTAATGCCCAAAAGGATTATTATGATGCAAAAGATTTCGCCGGAGACCTAGGCTTTTTTCAAGCTAACAATGCAAAAGGcaaagataataaaaataaacaagaCCTTTTAAAAgctaaaaatgaaaaagacaaagctaacaaaaataaacaaagcTTTTTAGAAACTGATGAATATGATGAAGAAGCTGACAATGAAAAAGACGAAGATGAAAATGGCGAAAGCTTCTTAGAAACTGATGAATATGACGAAGATGAACATGACGAAAGCTTCTTAGAAACTGATGAATATGATGAAGATGAAAATGGCGAAAGCTTTTTAGAAACTGACGAACATGATGAAGAAGCCGACAATGAAAAAGACGAAGATGAACATGACGAAAGCTTTTTAGAAACTGACGAACATGATGAAGAAGCTGATAATGAAAACGAAGAAAGCTTTTTAGAAGCTGACGAATATGATGAAGATGAAAATGGCGAAAGCTTTTTGGAAACTGACGAATATGATGAAGAAGCTGATAATGAACAAAGCTTTTTAGAAGCTGACAATGAAAAGGATGATGATAACGAATATGACGAAAGTTTCTTAGAAACTGATGAATATGATGAAGAAGctgataatgaaaaagacGAAGATGAACATGACGAAAGCTTCTTAGAAACTGACGAATATGATGAAGAAGCTGATAATGAACAAAGCTTTTTAGAAGCTGATAATGAAAAGGATGAAGACATGGATGATGACAACCatgcaaataatattaattcatCAATAACTGGTCAATCTTTTATTGAAACAAACAACATATATTCCGAcgatttatttgatattgAAGAAACTATAAAAGATGCTGTTAAAAAAGTAGGCAAAAATAAGAATACAGACGAAGGTTCGATAAATGATAATgctaaaaatatgattaaaaaattaaataaaactgGAAACACCGAATCTAAGAATAACAAACAATCACTAAGAactcaaaataaaaacgcAACCAAATCACACTTTGAGGACATAAAAGCTAAAAATGCCATGGATCAAATGAATTTAGAAGACTATGAAATCCCAAATGAAGGATTATCATTCGATATGATGCCTGATGCTTTTGATGCTCTTGCACTAAAACAAcataaaaacgaaaaattAGACAATGAATCTACcaaatacaaattaaaaaataacggCCCCGCCAAAAATCCAAAACATATTCCTTATAAAAGAGGAGAAAACCAAATATTCCCTCATATGCACGCAGAagcttataaaaaaaataaaaaattagacGAAATATTGAAAGAATATGGTAAGtggatataaaaattattttcagagagacaaaaaatgaagttaaataataaaaaattatataataatgacaaaaattgcgtgtttttatttatgcacctttatttaatattttttactaaatatttcttatattttgaatattatttattttattttttctcaaTTCTTCCCCGCAGAACAAGAACTTTCAGGTGATGATATGATGGAATTAGAAAACCACAATGGTATGCTAAgcatatgaaaatgataaaaaaaataaataagttcATTATTCATACATGAACACTTCGtgtctttttatatatctatatatctatatttcTGGTTATTTTGTTTAGAAGAAGATACCCCCGTAATTGCTGAAACAGATGATATTGATAATGACGATGGTAactattcatatttatccTCTTTTTGAGtttgtttttgtttattgGGTATTTTTTAGTATTCTTGAGTGTCCCATACGCTTATATGCttatgcatttatttttatttttttcgcttTTTCAGATACAAATGAGCCTAATTCTAGTTCCATAAGTTTCTTAAGCTCTCTCAcacttattattttagcacttttatatataatgaattaaaaaaatactagttgcattatatataaataaaataaggaagttatataacatattatattagcATGCATATGCATGTACATATCATAATGTTTTCAGAATTccgattttatttttgtttttttgcttttgttttttccattttatttcttatcACATtgttacatatataataattgaaGATGaagtaaattattaaacgcaaaaagaaaaaaaagtaaaatgtGATagaatgaatatatttttttttttctaattttaatacatttttagtcttttttaattttttatttagacattatgtgcatatgcaattctatatttgttttattttgtttcctTTCAGTTGCATACAGTTTTTTGCcgtattttgtttttatattatattaatatcatataaatatagtttCCATATCTATAATCGCggcaaaatataaacattattgcatatcatttttgtttgtttgcttgtttttaatgaataaaaactTCCAAGATTGTGAAATTTATACTATTCTATgtttaatatgttttaaaaactatctttttcataactatatgtatattaaaaaaagtacaCATGTTTAACAAAATGGGAACCAATATGAAAATAGGTAATTTCCGTCTATTTCTAAATTTTCGATGAAATGGTTTCAAAGGATTTTTCAAAAGGAAGAATTTTACAAGCAGATAGACTAACTGATAAcaacgtttttttttcgtattatatatgataagaTAATcacaaatttaaaaaaaaggaaagaaCAAGTATTTCGTATTACGGTCACAGCATATAGTACACTTCTATGTTTGCGAGTTGAGTATAAAGTGGGAAGAACAATATTCCCTTAGATATATTACTTATATCAGTTTTGAAATACttggaaaaaattatgcatatgtatgtatttgTTCCCAATAAAACTAGGTAATTatgaatgaaaaaatttattatcactCATTGGTCAATgggtatattttttttatgaattatatatgatattgaaaatatggaaaacaaaaacaagTAATAAACTGTATGCCTGTGGAAAGCGAATATGacaaatacatataatggGGAAagaatcaaaaaaaaattaaaaaattctcCCTTTCGTCATAATTTGgctgaattaaaaaaaaatggatttttatatagaaTGACggtggaaaaaatatggcaGCATAAGGTGATATGTAAAgattaaaaatttgaacGATTTGCATATATTGAGTATGcgtaaaataattatatgtaaatatttgatttttttttaaataattaattttcttCTAAAGCTATAAATCacgtaaaaaataaaaaattatttttgtagtttacatatatataaaactatacatatttataaccataaaaaataataaaataaaaaatatataaatagaaGAAATTTGTgtatatcatattattttatccttcaataaatatagatgGTCAACCGTTTTATTTGTcattcattaattttttaagacgaatagaataatttataaaaaatgttaaattttaataaatattttttggtaTCAGAATAATTTCAGTGCTTCAATGCTTGGAGTTATCTGTGAAAGTggcatttaaaaaaaggaaaaacgaatgacaaaaaaataaataaatataacaaaaggCAAATATCCACGAAGAATCACAATTAAAATACTATGGAAGGGTCTAgccttttttaaaaatatttttattaaacgATATAATAGAAACTATTTTATATCAACATCGTGAGCATATGAATATACATATCTACATATTATGTACGTTTCCCCCCCTAACTATTTGAACTATAGCGGTGACAGgggaaatattttatcaagtATATGAAAAGGAGTTTGCATATACAAgggtatatatatcttttttctAACAAAAGCGTCTTTTGTGAAAAAttcaattaataatataatataaacagCCGATATAGGgctctttttctttttgtgtAATTAGTAATTTccataaaaatgaatttccCAAATATTTCTAAGAAGATGGTCTCAGGACCATTGCCGggtgataaatataatgtatCAGATAATAAGGGAGAGACAAATCATATCACGGGCAATTTTGACCCAACTGCTTTAGAAAGAGGAGCAAAGGCATTAAAAGAACTGGATCAATCATCGAATTCTAAAAAAGCATTTgaagtaataaaattacaaGAGTTAACAAAACAGAAAGAATATGAAAAGCAAATGGAAGAAATAGCCTTACAAAAGGCTCAATATTTAAGCAACAAAGCGAGaatagaaaatgaagaaaggAGGAAAACGATAAATTATCAGCAAGAGCAAGAAAGAATAACAGCTGAATATAAAACACGATTAGAAGCTGAAgcatatcaaaaaaaattattagatcaacaaaaacaaaatgaagatTGGTTAAAAACACAGCATGAACAATATTTAAGACAAGAAAATATTcgaaaaagaaatgaactcgaattattaaatttaaaaatgaaacaaataaaagaagaaaaattgTTAGAACGAGAAAATATGAAAGCAAAAATtcatgaagaaaataaaggaTTAATAGAaagagaaagaaaaaatttagatatacatttaaaaacattaaaaatgaaagcagatgaagaaagaaaaacaaaattagaaagcataaataaatattttgaacaatttaataattcaatgtttttatttttaagtgATAAAGAAAAGCTTTATCGATTTGCATCATTTATTACTTTAACAGCTGTAGGAATATATACTACTAAGCATACAACTAGATTTATTAGATCATACGCTGAAACTAAATTAGGGAAGCCCAAATTAATTAGAGAAACATCTTTGtggcatataaataaattttttgatatattcaatataaaaaaaaatatacatcgtattaataaaatatttcaaagaGCCAATCCTACTTCGAAAAAGGGAAgtggaaatatatttgatcaAATTGTTCTTAATGAACAATTACAAGAAAAATTAACTTGGTCTATTAATAGTATgcaaaattcaaaaaaatatgatctttatttgaaaaacaTACTATTACATGGTCCTCCAGGAACTGGTAAAACCCTTTTTGCAAAAActttatcatattataGTAATTTTgactatataataataaatgggGGTGATGTTAGTGCATTAGGAGTTCATGCATCTGtggaattaaataaaatttttgaatttgtaaaaaaaaggaaaaataaaaaatgtataatttttattgacGAAGCAGAAGCATTTTTAAGAAAAGGAAGAAATGAATCATCAAATCATTTTTCAGAAAGTTTAAGAAATGCATTAgcatcttttttatatcatacaGGAACAGAATCAAAAAATTTCTCCATAATTTTAGCTACTAACTGCAAGGATGTATTAGATGCAGCAGTAATTGATAGAATTGATGaacaatataattttgatatacCCCAAGttaatgaaattaaaaaaatggtttcagtatattttaataaatatgtttttcccctaaaaaaatataaaatcataATTGATAAAGACATTGATGATCAATATTTAAACGATCTATCTAGTAAACTTGTAGGTCTATCAGGACGACAAATATCAAAACTTTGTTTTAATATCCAAAGTTGTGTTTTTGGTAGCAATTCAAAAGTTGTCACAAAAGAGCTAATTGACTTAATTGTTCAATGGAATCTAAGTAATTCTTTTGATTCGGTTGATCAACGTAAAAAGCAACAAATGCAttcaaaacaaaatgataataattttatgtttaattCGGTTCATAATACTAATGAAAATggtgatgataataataaaggtGCTGATAAACGAGATAACACGAAAAATAACAAGACCACCGAAACAAAAGGTAATTCTCATAGTGCAGCCTATTCGaaggaaaagaaaatgGCTATGAACAGTTAGTAATCTcataatgaagaaaattttataatttatatcctATGTAAAGAGTTAGCCTTATTGCTTGTTTCGTTTGTTTTTACtacaataatttataatctcatttttttacaatataatttttcttttccatttattttcacctatcatacaaaataatcCTATTGACCAAAATATTGGCCTACTTTTTTATGTGCAAAATAAAGGCGTATAATCGCGAGTTTATAGCATAAAGCTTATAAAccccaaaataaaaagtactAAACAATAATTGAACATATTTGAGGCTGACTCTTAATAGATACATATTTAAGCGGCTTAATTTACCTTCAATTATGtttgttatatatgcatacaaaaCTTATATGcttgttaatttttattacaatttgccatttttatatttattctataattttttatttttaaaccCCATAAACgcttattaaattattattttatttttcgatcatatatattccttttaaaatgtcttttataatggaaaaaataaaatgcataCACGCGCATGCtcatatgcatattcaCTACGCATCGATTCGCTTCACccttcaaaatattttaatacgCATATATGCTTAGAAGCCTAAGAATAGCACATATATAAGCATATCACTTAGAGCAaccttaatttttttttttgaaatcaTATCATAATCAGAAAAGGGTGCTTTAAATGGGAAACTGCTACCCATactaaaattgtatatatggTTTAGAGAAAGAAATAGGTTTCtactaataaaatatattcaataaAGATATGTTgtgtatgcatatgcatatgcatatttatagtaCTCTCTGTATTcctctttattttttcatggcaaaataaaatagcaaGGTATAGAACAAAACTGGCcaatcatattattatctatatattaaacACGCGTAGATAGCATAGATtaaaattcatatttttttagaaaaatattttatgtaatgAATTCGAATATATTCCCTGCCAACCAATgccatatatattattttttttttttaattgcatatataatatttttatttttatgcctTGAAAATAAACCATGACCtgattaaattatttttataataaaaattaaataataaaatatggaaaaaatatacatataaaataagatgatacaagaaaaaaaaaaaatcgttacgtatgtatgcatacaatacataatttatatagagTTGCAGTGGCGCTgaaattatatgtttttttttctacgaaatattaaaaaatatacaaaaaaaaaaatatattatattgctATTATGCAATACAGAAAATTGTTTTCATGTTATATATGGTTTAATTGGCCTATTAATTGtaactattttattattttttttttttttttgattttcatTTAGCAATGTAACTTATTTTAgtgttttttaaaaaaagaaaaaacacAAAATTGCGTAGccttaattaaaaaaaaatatacattacTAATtgtgatgaaaaaataaaaaattataataacatgttatatattttttctatgcccaaaatggtaataataaaaaaatggaaaacgCAATATTTAAggtatatgataaatatatattagctGTTTTCgtgttttatttcttaattttttgaaaaagaaCTTTTCTTTCTTCGTCCGCCCagttatatattgtatatattcctttgcagtgtatatatgtttatatattgtatttatGCTTATATTCACTCCATATTTTCTTACAAACATCATACTTAATAGACTATGTGtgtgttttttatatatgtttttaaagCCTATGGTGATTGGTAAAATTCGTATTGGGCCTATTATTTAATagctatattattttcttacgCGCTTAATTATGctttaatatttacattcattttatattttattttatattctttaatattccaataataaaataatattagtaAAAAAGGGGCCAAACTACATtgttaaagaaaaaatatttatcatccctttatattttcctatataaaattaaatacgCTAATGTTTCTACATATAACGACGAAATATtacattatttgttttttatacattccttcgtttttattatttttttccttcttTTTATCACGCTAATTTTACTTGTTTTATCGTAGTTTCTTTGTAATTAAACAGttagtaatatatatacctatTCATTTATGTGTTTGCTTATACGTTTATGTtaatgtttataatttctaCATTTTCGATGACgcatcttttaaaaaatgcaatatatttgatagtttaacaaaacaaaaaggaATTAATTCAGTTTGTGTTTATtgattaaaatatatttccgTGAGCTGTTTTTAATAGAccaaatatacaatttgtGTATATCACGCTTTACTCAAAATTTGATTTGCTCACAACAGTtacattaatttatttatttgaaaatataacatacGAAATCCACAATTTGGAATTAACCGTATTATAGTAGAAAGAACATATACCATAAACCGCTTAatttatgatataaatatttgagAAAATGGAAAGCTCACTAGAGATAATTGGGGAGGGGAATAAACTGATTGTGGTCAGAAAAAGGGAAGAAGAATATAGACATAtagtttataattattactcCAAAATACTAGCAAATAAAGGATTTAATATGATTAACTATGagtataaattattaagcACAAACATTTTATACTCTTATATTGACACCTTTAAATACATACATTATTTTagtgatatatttataaaaaatgtagttataaaaattttaaaagataatgatataaattatttaaatgtcATGCTACAATATTATTGGATTAAAAAGttaacatataataataagcaAATAATTGATGACCATTATTTAGTTGATAATAACTTTGttgtttttaattcacAATTTActgattttataaaagatataatagATAATTACCATTTAAAAAGAAtactaatttatataaaaaatcaattaAAGCTATTCATTAAAAACCAAAAGGAAGCTAATCCAGAAATTGTTGAAAATGTGGACAAGTTTGTCAGACgattgcaaaaaaaaatgaaacaacTATTAGaacttatttataattatatagaaatatttaaaaaatcagatatttataaaaatcaaatttcTGATATTATTCGAAATATACAAACACATCTTATGAGCCTTACTAAATATGACATcgtgaaatatatattggcacactataataattatattaatatgctaaacaaaataaaagaagaaTACGAAGAAAATCaagaaagagaaaaaaaaaaacgaataaCAACAAATCAATATATGTTTAAggaaatttataattttcacaattttgtttggtataacaatttaaaaaggtATAGCATTGGATATGTAGAGGAAAACTTGTTCTTCATACCCCCATATTTACAATTTCTAAGCACAATTAATAATCAAACTAAGAACGATGAAAATAGTGAACAAATTGAGCAAGATAAGGATGAGGCTCTTCCAATTTCACAAAAACCCAACCAGGACAATAAcgacaaaaataatgataataaacatttgaattttcgcgataattatattagtgttgaattaaaattaaaatgtgGTATCCCAGATTATAATGATATGATagacaaatataatatccaacaaataataaaattaaataataaaaaaaaaatacaacagTTATCTTTATATGAGCCAAATGAGTTTTTTAATCTTAATTTCAAGGACATCtttacaaatttaaattatatatttttgtcgaaaaataacaatatgaacatgtacataaataacaaaaagGAGGAAAGCACAGCTCTTTCACAGCTTAGCTATTcttcaaattatttaaataggAAGAATGATAAAAGGCATAGCAGTATTAACGAAAAGAGTAATGCATTTTgggaaatgaaaaaaaaaagtaaaaataaatctattaaattttattttgattatttaaacGGAAAACAAGAGCGAAAAAAAGATTTAGAATCTTTCAATTTAGAAAACTTCAAGCATCCcgtattttcttcatataGTAGTGTAGCATGTTATGTtgggaaaataaaagaaaataataatgctaATAATTTCACTATATCTAGTAACAGCAATAAGGCACATGCGGCTGCACGTTCAGGTGAAACCgataattttgaaaaaatatatgttggTGAAGATACCTATACAAATGTCTTTCATGACACTGTTTTGTACttgttaaataaaattcaaatgaaaatgtcATGGGGAATGCCCAAgaagaaaagaaatataatagatTATTCTCAaagatatttatttgtccCAAAACatgtaaaatatgcatataaaaattatatatttagcaataacttttatttaaaatatataatgaacaaAAGTGCAGATTGCAAACTTAGAAAAGTGTTAAgttcattaaaaaaaaaaaattataaaagcaGTGTAGATGAATTATTGGATATATgtgaattatataaagatatttattatttaaattttctatctctttataaaaaaacttgTTATTTATTAGAAGCACGATACCGTTTAATTTTGGGAAATTATTTAGATGATAAATTACATTCTAATggttggaaaaaaaataaagtaaagGGAAAAACAA is from Plasmodium chabaudi chabaudi strain AS genome assembly, chromosome: 8 and encodes:
- a CDS encoding rhoptry-associated membrane antigen, putative, whose amino-acid sequence is MNTLLLSLLVFQNIAAYFDNVKNAGIIESNGGNTNYTNENIISSINTNRLSRQLNDDVEINKYNLITDKYYYDSNAQKDYYDAKDFAGDLGFFQANNAKGKDNKNKQDLLKAKNEKDKANKNKQSFLETDEYDEEADNEKDEDENGESFLETDEYDEDEHDESFLETDEYDEDENGESFLETDEHDEEADNEKDEDEHDESFLETDEHDEEADNENEESFLEADEYDEDENGESFLETDEYDEEADNEQSFLEADNEKDDDNEYDESFLETDEYDEEADNEKDEDEHDESFLETDEYDEEADNEQSFLEADNEKDEDMDDDNHANNINSSITGQSFIETNNIYSDDLFDIEETIKDAVKKVGKNKNTDEGSINDNAKNMIKKLNKTGNTESKNNKQSLRTQNKNATKSHFEDIKAKNAMDQMNLEDYEIPNEGLSFDMMPDAFDALALKQHKNEKLDNESTKYKLKNNGPAKNPKHIPYKRGENQIFPHMHAEAYKKNKKLDEILKEYEQELSGDDMMELENHNEEDTPVIAETDDIDNDDDTNEPNSSSISFLSSLTLIILALLYIMN
- a CDS encoding AAA family ATPase, putative — its product is MNFPNISKKMVSGPLPGDKYNVSDNKGETNHITGNFDPTALERGAKALKELDQSSNSKKAFEVIKLQELTKQKEYEKQMEEIALQKAQYLSNKARIENEERRKTINYQQEQERITAEYKTRLEAEAYQKKLLDQQKQNEDWLKTQHEQYLRQENIRKRNELELLNLKMKQIKEEKLLERENMKAKIHEENKGLIERERKNLDIHLKTLKMKADEERKTKLESINKYFEQFNNSMFLFLSDKEKLYRFASFITLTAVGIYTTKHTTRFIRSYAETKLGKPKLIRETSLWHINKFFDIFNIKKNIHRINKIFQRANPTSKKGSGNIFDQIVLNEQLQEKLTWSINSMQNSKKYDLYLKNILLHGPPGTGKTLFAKTLSYYSNFDYIIINGGDVSALGVHASVELNKIFEFVKKRKNKKCIIFIDEAEAFLRKGRNESSNHFSESLRNALASFLYHTGTESKNFSIILATNCKDVLDAAVIDRIDEQYNFDIPQVNEIKKMVSVYFNKYVFPLKKYKIIIDKDIDDQYLNDLSSKLVGLSGRQISKLCFNIQSCVFGSNSKVVTKELIDLIVQWNLSNSFDSVDQRKKQQMHSKQNDNNFMFNSVHNTNENGDDNNKGADKRDNTKNNKTTETKGNSHSAAYSKEKKMAMNS